The DNA segment TGTTATTGAGACAATTCGTGCAGGTATTTGCATCCTGCAAATAATCCATTGTATAAAAAGCACAATGGTTTATGCTGTGGGTTCATGCGGtgttaaattataaaaataaaatatggttcatgTTTCTATCCTCATTTCTACCCTGTGGCTTGCCTTTGGCATTCTTTAATAGttagaaggggaaaaaaatcttgctGAATTGTCAactcatactgtacattgtggTTTTGTGTACTGAAATGTTCTGTTAAGGTGCTGCTTATTAACATCTTATATGGCAACTCATGGATAAAAGACTAGTGCTAATATGTTACATCTTCTACTGTAGAGCCTGGTTTAAATTTACCTGACATTTGCAATTCCTGAAAAGACAAGAGTTGAATTAATGGCTTATAAAACAGCCTAGAAATAGACATGCAAAATCCTTTCCTTCCATCATCTTTTTTGTGAAGCTATCTTTAAAACAGATGCTATGaaatttcacaaaaaattaaatatcacCTCTCCTTCCTGAAAAAGGTCttaatttctgaaaaaaaagagagagcttAATTTTGTTGGTTATTGCGTGGGCTCTCTGCACGATCGCCACAGATGAAACTCCATATGATCAAATCAAATTAgatcagttttatatatatatataagattttttttttacatcaaataaaaaaatgtcaattctagaaaacagccaaaaacaaacaaacaaacaaaaaaatctggatTTTATCACAACTAGGTTTTTCTTCTAAAAGCAGTCTTTAAAATCTCTATATGAATaaagtataaatgtattttttttaaaacaatgtagaaaggttttatttgttcttttcttaCCTTGCCTTAGCGTCTTCCTGCAGAGATAAGTTTACGGTAGATAACAAACAGCAATTAAAACGGTGAGTCTGCTAACAGATATATAAAGTCAGGACTTTGGATAGATACATGCTACAGTGAAACAACTTCACCTGCTTCATCATTTCATCATCAAAACAGAAGGACACTTAAATACTATGTATACAGATAACagctcaaaaacaaaaacattgcaCACTGTACAAAATTTGTAGCTTCTCCTTGAATTTCATGtgatctgtactgtactgtatgtcgtACTGGTTTTAGGTGAGCATTGTTGCAGTTGGGCAGCAAAACTGTGCATCTTGCCATCTGTCTTTTATAACAGTAGCAGCTGGTGAGCATCACATTGTGTGTCCTAAGATTTCATTTCTCAACTCCTGACCAAATAATTGTTTTATGCTGTATAATGTAATCCTGGCTTTAGATAAGCATCTGATCAgcatgatatacagtacagtgtgagaatttataatttattagtGACATTCCAGCACTGAAAGTTTTATCATGAACGTGATGAATTAATCAATGCCTTTTTCATTGTCATACATCACTATCAGAGTGTAGTCCAGGGTTTAGATATTGTTATAGAGATATATATTATGGAGTCAAGAATTAACATATAGAGATTGTTGTATCCAGAAGGATAGGAACTCATTAGGATGTATGTGTATTATTCATACTTATTGGGTTATTGCTATTAGAAGAGTAGATTAGTGTATAAATATCCTGCCAATCGGTTGCTGAATTTGAACTATTAAGGGTTTTTCACACTGTGCTTAACCCTGTGTTATCACCATTCTAACTTTGTCTTTTAACCCCAGGTAGAGAAACATTTCACATTTGGCTTGCCTTGTACTCACAGGTTTCCCCAGGTACAGTACGTGACGCACATGCACCTGGCTGTCAaagtgatgttaaaaaaaagaaaaaacataattcATAAGATCAGGTCAACTtctttgattgattgatttaatttTGATGCTCACTGTTTGTGCTTTTGGCTGTGGATAGTGGTCAGCATAATCACACTGACAGGTCTGAGGCCATGCAAcatctacatttacagtattagtCATTCTTACCCTGGGCGACTTAgttatctcatttataaagctgaCCACTTGAGGATTAAGGACCTCAAACTGACAAACTTCCGAgcagtggtccaacaccttaaccactgaccCACCTCTGCCcatacaggacttaaaggatctgctgcaaAAATCTTGGTGCAAGATAGAGCAACACACATTCAGAGGTATTGTGGAGTCCATGAGATTtgcccattcagccacaagagagCAAgaggtcagacactgatggcATGTGAACAACCGTCATCCCAATTCATCTCAtaggtgttcagtagggttgaGCTCAAGACACTGTGCAGGCCActgagttccagtgaagggaaatctgTAATGATATAGCAGTACAAGACATTCGTTTCAAATGAATGCTTGTAAATTTATGAGAAGGTGTGAGGATCAgctgtccacatacttttggccatagaGTTTTTGAACTTATTCAGAATGACggggaaaaaacattaaaacgtTCTGAATTTGTAATTGATTAAACTCTCAGGCCTGGTGAAAGACAATTTCTCTAAACATATTGTAAGTTATGACTTACAATACGTTTCAACTGACACATTTAGCATTTAGCACTGGTGCCAACAATATACTGGTACCATTATTACACAGTTGCTGAGTGCTGTACTTAAGTCTAAAAGATTAAAGTAACAGTtaccatatttatatattaagatGTTCTTTTCTTTAGCATCCCAGTTATGCCAAAACAACATGACATTCAGTATATTGAAGGTTGATCTTACTGTGTTTTACTGAAAAGTCTGCAACCAAACCTTGCTGAACTTTCACTTTTAACAAAGCTGAAAAGTAGCATAATTTTACCAATTTAGGAAACTCCAGTTGACATCTGTACAGACTGTTCCCAATGCAGCTTagctgaaaatgttttaaaggaaaataaaagatgGTGCCTGCGTGTATACAAACAGTCCCTGCCGCAGTTTGCAGCTACTCAAAGCTAGGGTCTAGGTTTTCCTGTATTTATACTACAAACACtatgctttttaaatgtttcattgtCAAGTAACACAGTATTTGTGCTCAGTCACTCCTCAAGCTGGGGATGATGTCCACAGAAAGGCTCCAGGGCAACACTGAAGCCCTTTTGGTTCATCCTTCTGGCACATCAGCCAACATCAGTTTTGTTCTTCTGCTCTAATGAATGCTTCTAGCATCAATCTAAATCCACAAAGTCTTGAAGCCATTTACTTACCATACAAGGAATCATGTCATCTGATCTGCTTGGGtttattttttctatctatcAACAAGCTTTAGCTCAATCAATGTTTAAACCCCCACAGCTCAATATTCTAAACctcagaatataaaaatatttttcttcttatacAAAGAAAGCTGCACGGTGCCTTGAACTAGTGAAAATAGCATGAATGATATTTTGAAATACTTGAAAGCTTGTGTTCCCCCGTGCCTCCCGGCAATAAGATGCCGCACGCAGAGGACAGAGTCACGCAGGCTTAGTGCTAATGAGGGAAGACAGATGGGAGAAAGGGTTCCATGTCACTATTGCTCAGGTCATGCTACATGCTTCTCGTTCTAActaactgcaaaaaaaatcttttcactGGATATAAAATGAGTTAAAATAGTTGAATACATCTAAAGTGCTGTGAGGGCGAAAAATCAAAGGAACGCTGCAATGTTTCTAAATGAATCATTTCACAACTCTCTCCTGAGACAGGCCCCAAAGTTCAGTACGTTCCTCAAAGGAGAACGAAACATCACACGACAAAAGCATGTGCAACCCAAATGCTTTTAATAGAGAAAGCAGCTGACAGACTTAGGAAAGGTATGACTTAATTAAAAAGTGGTGAAGGTCGTTCTATTAAAATACATTGGCATCATTGATGAAATAGACATCTATAACAAGTCTTAACCTTGAGTTTTgaaaggtcttttttttttttttttactagatttTGTGACTCATACTtttcattatataatatttcatttaacttttttttttttctcttttttctctttttgctaTTTTGTATTTGCTCATAGTCTTCATTAGCATCAAATCATTACAATTTTCTTAATGACTACAAGGTAAAATAATGAAACTAATTAATCAATCATTTATTCAATAAAACATTCTGATATCCGGTTTGTATTCAGATCTCTTTTTTAAGCCATTCTCTTCTCTTATGTAATACAGTGTTTTGTATCTTTGAGTGAAAACTTTGGAAGAATGTAAAtctgtataaatattaaatgtactgtattctGTTTCACTGTTCAGCGTAGTCAAAATCATTTAACATATTTACCAACATTTCTCTTTCTGATCTCAGTGACAAATCAGGCCTAAAAATATGCTCTATTTGTGTTGCAGGGAACATATTTGTGGTGAGCCTGGCAGTAGCAGACCTAGTAGTGGCAGTTTATCCCTACCCACTGGTGCTGATGTCTATTTTCAACAATGGATGGAACCTGGGCTTTGTACATTGCCAAATCAGTGGCTTTCTGATGGGACTAAGTGTCATTGGGTCCATATTTAATATCACTGGCATTGCTTTAAACAGGTACTGTTACATTTGTCACAGCCTCAAGTATGACAAGCTCTACAGTGACAAAAACTCCCTGTGCTACGTCATCCTGATATGGATCCTAACCGTTGTCGCTATAGTGCCGAACTTCTTTGTGGGCTCACTGCAGTATGACCCCCGGGTGTACTCATGCACGTTCGCACAGTCTGCCAGTTCGGCCTATACTATTGCAGTGGTCTTCTTTCACTTCATCCTTCCCATATTGGTTGTCACCTATTGCTACATGAGGATCTGGATTCTGGTCATCCAGGTGCGAAGACGTGTCAAACCTGAGTTCCGACCCAAGCTTACGCCACATACAGTGAGGAATTTTGTCAccatgtttgttgtgtttgtgctttttgcCATCTGTTGGGCACCACTTAACTTTATTGGCCTGGCTGTTGCTGTGAATCCTGAGCGGGTGGCACCTCTCATCCCGGAGTGGCTCTTTGTATTTAGTTATTTCATGGCCTACTTTAACAGCTGCCTTAATGCCATTGTGTATGGACTGCTCAATCAGAACTTTAGACAAGAGtacaaaaaaatcatcatctcATTTTGCACTGCTAGGATGTTCTACCCAGACAGCTCCAATGATGCTGTAGACAGGATAAAAAGCAAGCCATCTGCTTTATTGTCAAACAATAACCAAGTGAAAGTTGACTCAGTGTAAACACTTACACTGGTTTAAGGTTTAATCCAGCGTGAGCAAGATGCACAAGAAATACTTCAAATACTTCTCTGGACTCCTTGGGACTGTAAAAGGTACTATATACTAATAAATCTATAAACAATGTATTCAGACATACAGGGTGTAtgatttttctttaacaaattCTTTGAGTCATGTTTACATTTCTTAATGGggaaagatgtttatttatcgTGACAGTTTTTATTGATCATTTTGTTCTCAAATGTCACCTCAgagtaacaacaacaaaaaaacaaagtatttgttttagtatttataatttttaaagtTATGCATTTGACGTTTGATAACAGACTTTGCTTACAGTGAGAATACAAAGAGGTTATCTGCAGCACATGAAACCCCTCTTTTAAGCTTGGTGAATAATTGTTGTTTGGCCTTATAAAAGTCAGCAAGGTGATGTTCAACAAAGTATACTTTGTTAAATTGAAATATGTTGTGACCCCATTGATGGACTGGAAAACAAATTGCAAAGATTGCATtgtattttacattgtttttgaTTCTAGAGCTTTATAACCTTCTTATATGCGCCAAAGTGATTCAAAAGTTCCAGTGCCATTTTTTTGGTGTCATTGTCATAAGACACATTAACACTCCAGTCAAACcatctacagtatgtgcaaactTTTCTTTAAATTTCAAACTCAATCTGGCAACCAACAGTActgcaaagaaaataaatgtgtgtgtgtttttttttttaaatcaccctGTATTTGAATTAAAGAGCTTGAATAATTGAAAGCATTACAAGAGGATGAACTGTTAATCATGGAAGACTGAAGAGTTAATGCAATATTTTCATGTCATATGGAGAATTGCTATAAGCAAAATAAACCTGGTGATAATattatgtttgtatttgtgcATGCTCCAAAATTCTATATGCAAAACACCTTTATTGTGTCACTTTGCTTGTCAGAAATTTTATACATCACTATTGTTTTCGATATAAAGCAAAATGACTGAACATATTTGTTTGGCTGTCTTTGAGCTGTCAAATGTGACTTTTGCCAAATAACTTGAAATTCTGCCTACAGCTGCCTTTGCACAAAGTCACACAGGATATTAACTGTGAATGTAGGATTCAAAGTATGATATATAAGGATTATGCCATTTTCTAAGTTGCCACATTATTGTCATATTTTCATAAACTGCAATCTGGCTTTGCATTGTTTTGGTCCAAATTTATTTTGGCAGACAAGAAAATCTTTCAAATGCTTTGGATCACCTGAGCAGAAACATATTTCTGGGCCAAATGATGCGTTCTACGTATATTCTTATCACAAATAAGCCTCCTGTAGGTTGCCTTGAAACATTTCTGGTTTGCAAGATATCTGTCGGCAATAGAATCAGACGTTGAGGTAGGTTTCTGTTCATGCATGATTCTTTCATAGAATGATTCATCCTGTGCATCCTGACCGTACACAGTGTACAATCCTGGAGTTATTTTTAAGTGCAAGTTGCCATGTCCATGCCCACAGATGCTGTTTCTATGCTTAGAGCTGTATGTGTCTCTAAGTCTGTAGAAGctgaaataaatgcattttgtgtttgaacagctctgatatactgtattaaccTTGTTTCCTTTCAT comes from the Tachysurus fulvidraco isolate hzauxx_2018 chromosome 17, HZAU_PFXX_2.0, whole genome shotgun sequence genome and includes:
- the mtnr1ab gene encoding melatonin receptor type 1A-A; this encodes MSTNGSTLANISSLPPQELTLSRPPWLSSTLGSVLIFTIVVDILGNLLVIFSVYRNKKLRNAGNIFVVSLAVADLVVAVYPYPLVLMSIFNNGWNLGFVHCQISGFLMGLSVIGSIFNITGIALNRYCYICHSLKYDKLYSDKNSLCYVILIWILTVVAIVPNFFVGSLQYDPRVYSCTFAQSASSAYTIAVVFFHFILPILVVTYCYMRIWILVIQVRRRVKPEFRPKLTPHTVRNFVTMFVVFVLFAICWAPLNFIGLAVAVNPERVAPLIPEWLFVFSYFMAYFNSCLNAIVYGLLNQNFRQEYKKIIISFCTARMFYPDSSNDAVDRIKSKPSALLSNNNQVKVDSV